Part of the Triticum urartu cultivar G1812 chromosome 2, Tu2.1, whole genome shotgun sequence genome, TAAGTAGAAGAACTGTCGTAGGCACCAGAACGATCAGTGCCACGTTGAACGCCTTCTCAATGTTCTTCAGCTTCTTAAGGAACTTCTCATGgtcctccgcactccgcctgaaACATAAGGGCAACTACATTAGTTAGAAGATAAAAAGGTATCACTTTTTTACTTTTATTAAAGTATTACTCCCTCTGTGTCAAAAcataagacgttttttgacactgtCAAAGTGTCAAAAAAACGTCTTATATAAAGTTACAGAGGTAGTATATACATTCTGCAACTAGGTTTATCTCAGGCAAGTCACAATTCACACAAAGTTCATCACAGGAGCCCTACTTTGTGTCTAAAACGCATCTTCATGCAGCACTGCTGCTGCCAGGAAGAGAATCGCTGTTCCCAGAACACATAAGGGGAAAATGGATTGCCTATAACAACCTATGATCAGCCCAACCCAATGCACATATGTACCATTAATACACACAACAAAAATCAAATAAACATATACCAGCAGGCCAATTAGTGGCCATCAGCAGAGCAGGAACCATAGCAACACTGGCAGCCAATCGAGGACAAACAGTCCTTGCAGCACTGCTGCTGCCAGGAACAGAATCGCTGTTCCCAGAAACTGCTACCATTGAAGAAGCAGACACGCATGAAAGCACGGCCAAAACGACACAACGGAACACACATATAAAAACTAAACAGCATACTACGCCACTTTCTAACAGCCAAAGAAAGAGGCCTAAATACACAAACATCACAGAAAATAAATTACTGCAGATTAAACCATATGGTTAACATCTGAAAGAACACACACCAAGATTGGACATAGAAGGTAGCAACAATAATCAGTCTGATCCAATCGAAGCCCCAGGTCCACCACACAGGAGAGGAAGGGACGACGGGTACGCAGCAGCAAAATTTTCTCACCAAAGGGGCCGGCAAGACAGTCAGAGCACCGCTGAAAAAACCGGGCCCCTCCCAAACCGACCTGACACAAACACCCCGACCACCGCACACCCGCAGCGAGCACAGCACCCCATCGATCGGCCCACACCCCATACACACGTAGCAGAAAACGCCCAGTCACCCAACGCACGAAAGCAATGCCTCCAAAAGCCAAGAAaggcccacacgtcagtgtcacAGGAACGGGTGATGGCCTGAGCGAGCGCTATTCCAGCGACGCATAAACTTGGAAGGGATTTATTTTATATTCTGAACCAAAACAAGTTACCCGTTTTTGTGTGAAAACTCAATAGCGTTCAGAAACAGTATCGggcataaaaaataaaaaaatgctCGTTCAGTTGTATACTACGGTACAAAGGTATTTACCTTGCAATTTCATTCATGGCGTCTAAGTTCTTGCGGATCTCCAGCATGCTCTGGTCAAACTCAGCAGTCATTTGCTTTATTTCCTCACGCTGCTTAGCCAGTGTTTCATCATCATCAGAATAGACCACTTGTCGCCCCTATAGAAGGGCATTTGTAAACATTACAAATACTAGAAATTCATAAAGAAGTTGCAATGCAGTAGAGTATAAATTAGATGGTACTAGAGGGGAAAGCAAGCAGAGGAGGGGGAAGCTGGTCAGCCCTGAGCAAGTGCAGCAGGTGCCGCCGCACAGGGCCCCCAAATTTTTGGGGCCCCGACCCAAGTATGCATATGGCTAGAGATATTAGTGCCCATCCCGTCAGAAAAAAAAAAGCTGAAACAATCAGCCCAGGAGGCCAGGAATGGGCAAGGAACTAGCTTTACTGCTCCCTGTACGTGCGTAGAAACTGATTCGAGGCCCTTCCCTCATCTTCTCCTCTCGCCTCCCAAGTTCTCTTGCTAAATTACATGACGATGACACGCCTTCCCCCTAACACGATTTTTAGTACTTCAGACAGAattaatagaggagaagatcttgTTAATTCCCAACAAATCCCCCAACAATGTGTATCTGTATTCCCCTTATATTAGACATAGATTAATCTGTCTCTCTTCATTCGATATGATTCCATCAAGTCTCCCATGATCCCAATTCGTCAAAGACATGAGAAAAATAAGGATTTGAGAAGGCATCATCCAAGTGCTCTTTTTTTTTAATTAATTTCATGCCATAACTATTGCACTGCTTTCGTGCTATTTCATCTAGAAAGTATATGTTTGGGTTATGAAAAGGAGAAAGCGAGCAGATGAACTGAAAGAATCCCAACAGAGAGCTGGTATTTACAGAAAAAGAGTTAGTATATGTGCAGGTTATGCTAGAACTTGTCCCCAACTAGCTCCAGCAGGGCCCGGTTTGTCATCATCTTGCAGCAGGGCCCTAGCTTTGTCAGGGCCGGGCATGCCGCCACCCCACCAGCCGATGGCCACGGCAGGGGCGACCGCGCCGCTGAAGGCCCCCTCCACCCGGCAGATCTGACCCGCGCGAGAGGATGGACTAAGGGAACCCCGCCGCCGGCGAGGGAGGAGGGAGATGGGGTACGTACCGTCGCGGAGAGGAGGCGGGAACCAGCCGCCGGCGACAGCCCGGGCGAcctgaggccgagggcctgcgatCCGCGGCCGAGGCCCGGCGCCGCCTTGCGGAGGAGGGAACGCATCGCCGCCGCCATGAGCGCCTTGGAAGGGGAGCGGAGGCGGTCGCCGGTGGTGGTGGGGGAGGATGTGGGTGCGCGTCGACAGACACAGAGCGTCTAAGCGAGACCCTATATCTATATATGGGCCACCCAAGCCCACTCACTCACTCACTCACTGCAACGCTATGTCTGTTTCGCTCGTTTGTTTTTCTTATTACTTTCGTTTAGATTTCAAAAAACAATCCAAACATTAATTTAGGTAAATTCTAAAAGTTCACCGCGTAGTAAAAAATATTCATGCAATGCATAATTTGCTCGTTAATCTTTAAAATATGTTCATATCATTCAAAGAAAATCTCCAcgtatttttgaaaaaaatagtaTATATGATATAAAAATATGTTCGTACCATTTAGAAAATGTTGAAACGTTTTAAAAAATTGTTTGTATTTTTTAAAATATAGGTACATGAGAGCTTTTTGTGGCACTATGAGTGTACAGAAGGAGCATGAGTGTCGTACGGCATCAAAGAATCTCACACAACAATAAGATTCACAGAAATTTCCCTTTTATATTTCTTTCATTCAAAGGGCAAAACGTGTCAATGTTGAATCTACAGGTCAACACAAATTTAGGACCACAATCACTCCTTTTGTTTTATCAATTTCTGGTATCACGACCGATCTAGGGGCGGCCGAGCTTTCATCAACCCACCAACCGACCTGATCTCAAAGCTTTTACATGACCTTCCAAGCCGTCGAAACACGTTGGGCCCAGAATCACTCGACACGGGGTCTATGAGGCTGCATGAGAGTAAATATTATCTTCCCTGGCACCTTGGACAAGATGGGGATCTCCATCCCGCTTGAGCCCTTCGCCCATCAGCTTCCATGGTTTTGTACCAGGCAATCAGGTGCATCCCATCGGGCAACTTAACCTAGATGTCGTcttcggcgagggagaaaacttTAAATTAGAAACAATGTGCTTCAAGGTCGTGTCGTTCCGCACGGGCTGCAACAACATCCTCGACAGACCGGCCTACGCGTACCTTCAgctcaaaataacaaggccaaactGCACTATCACCATTCCACGGCAGTGCTGAGGGGGCACTAGAAGCGCAGGTCGCGAACGTAGAACTTAATATTTAGTTCTCCGATCCACCAAGAGTATTGGCTTATAGAGGAGACACTTTGTACTTTGTCTAGAGCATATTTTATCTTAGTATACATACATTTGAAATATTGGTTAGTGGTCTTCTAAGTTACCAATACATATTCTGAATATGCAGGTTACAAAAAACTGATTTATTCCAGACTTCCAGTTCCAGGTCAATGTTATTGGCACTGAACCTACAATACTACTAGTACGTACCAAGCTAGTTTTGTTGGAACTGATCTCACGGTAAACAATCAAGAGAAAAATAAGGGAGACAAAGTCTCCACCCTCTCACGACTGTGCCTTGATGGGGAGCACATATAACAACTTTTGGTTTTGGTCCCATCTACCTAGCACACACATATATAAGGGGAAaaaagagggggggggggggggggtagggggTTATAGATAACAAAATCACGATCAAAACCTCCTAACTGCCAATCCTAAACGTGCGATGAGGTATGTGAAGACCATCGACCACCACCGGCCGCCGTGAAAGCAGTGCCGGCGGTTTCCTGCTGACATCAGCAAAGGCTCCTGGACCAGCTGTTGCATCTCCACAAACACCTGCTGCCATCTACGTCACCCAGGTGGTGCTGCCCTTCTTCCCCGGGCATGTTTTCTCGGAGACCCCAAGGTGCAGCCATGGGCTATCTCCTGCTGATCCCTATCAATCACGGTTAGTCACTACTATTCCGCATAAGAGGTGTTCTAATCACGAGATTAAGATCATGTGTTAAGTTAATCTAAAGGAATTATTACTAACAAGTTTTGCTACGAGGTAATTCATAATTGTAAGCTCTTGCATCAACGATTATTCACTTGTTCAAAGGAAATCTGATTATTAATAGCTCAATATTGCATATTCTTTTTTTAGCCATATTTGTACAAGAGAACACTTCGGGGCGTACTGTAGGGCACTAAACTTTTTCATCTGTGGACAACATAATTATAGCTAGCTGCACTCTTATAGAAGTataagatggtaagatttttagcCCATGAACATGTAATATATTTTGCTCTAGCTTTTGAAGTTCTTTTTTTTTACTTTCTCATATAATAACTCATATAGGCTAGGTCCCTCGTCTCCCGCCGGCTCCACCGCTAGTCCACCTCGTCTCCGATGACCTTAGAGCTATGGCGGCGTGATGGATTCTGGTCCTTGCCGGCAGGAGGGCTTCGTCGTTAGATATTCCTTTAAGTTTTGTTAGGATTTATATTCTGCTCAAAAAGACGAGACAGCGGCGACTTTCTAAAGAAAGAATAAGGTTCTCTCTGCCTAGTCTACATTTCGGTGATGCGTCTAGCATCGTAGCGAGCATATAGAGGTTTGTATCGATCGACCTGAAAGACTGTTTAGAAACACGTCAGAGACTCTAGTAGTAAATCGATCGCTTTGCTCCGGCCTGCAATTATTGATGTCCACATGCAAGTGGCGGGGACATCACCTTTTGTTTTTCACCGTGTCCCTACTGCTGCTGCCCATGCACATGCACATGCTTTTTCCAGTCGCGGTATCTGCGGAACATGTAACAATGGGACAAAACGGGGTGTGCTCACGGAGAAGATAGCGCCTGTTTATTCATGTGATCCCATCCGGCTGTCTTTTAGAGCATCTTTAGCCGTTGACCTCTTTAGGAGGCATAAAAACTGTCTTTCAAGGACGAGCCGACGGTAGAATCGGCTCTGGGGCGGTTGGATATCCAGCCGTCGTCTCCAGACACTGATATCAACCCATTTCTGACCGCTTTTCGGACCATTTCGACAAAAAATGGTCCAATATCGGTGAGAATCGGCCCATATTCAACATGGTTCAGTGTTGAATTCTTAAcataaatattttttgtattaCATAGTTCATCATAAAAAATCAAATAGTTCAACAACATaatgcaacaacaaatagttcaatacaaattatatagttcaacaaataaaaaactcatatttcatcacacgtcgAGCTAGGCGTCATCCTTGATCCTCCATAGGTGCTCCACCAGATCCtgctgcagttgatgatgcacctgtgggtctcggatctcctgacgcatactgaggTAGGCGGTCcaggttgccggtagctggtgatcaacttcggctagatGACCCTGcttgtagtatggttcagtgtcaaacactggctcttcctgctcgctcttcgatgatcatgttgtgcaagatgacacggCAATTcatgatctcccacatttgatctttcgaccaggtctgagcAGGATAGCGgacaacagcaaatcgagattggagcatACCAAaagcccgctcgacatccttcctacAAGTCTCCAGCACCTTGGCAAAGTGGGActtcttgcctcctggcacaaCGTTTGAGATAGTCTTCATAAATGtagaccatctcggatagatgccatcagctagGTAGTACCCCTTATTATAGTGCCGCCTATTGacctcgaagttcaccggaggagaatgaccttcaacaagcttggcacAGACAGgggagcactgcagcacgttgatgtcattgtgagttcctggcataccaaagaaggagtgccaaatccagaggtcatgtgtggccaccgcctcaagtaccacactgcaaccgcctttggcgcctttgtacatcccctgccaagcaaatgggcagttcttccatttccaatgcatgcagtcgatgttTCCAAGCATCCCAGAAAATCCTCTTGTTGCATTctgtgctaggatccgagcagtgccTTCCGCATTAGGGGTTCACAAGTATTgcggtccaaacactgccaccactgcctgACAGAACTTGTAAAAACAGTCaatgctggtggactcggccatgcgcccatagtcgtcgagtgaatcaccgggagctccgtatgcaagcatcctcatcgctgtcgtgcacttctgcATCGAGGTGAATCCAAGTTTGCCGGTGTGCAATCTTCCTTATACTTGAAGTAGATGTCGAACTCCCGGacggaattcacaatcctgaggaaaagctttcggctcatccgataacggcgccgaaatgttttGTCGCCGTGCAGTGGAGcgtcggcgaagtagtcggagtagagcatgcagtagccttcgagacgatgccggttctttgctttcacccgcctcggcgccgagccacctcgccgcggcttttcattgctcgccagcagctgggcgagggcggcgagcaccatgagatgctcttcctcctggacgtcggcctcggcttcctcctccaaCAGCGCGGCGAGCACTTCCTCGGCATCCGAGTCCATCTCGTCGAGGGAGGCAaatcgccgaacaccttgcgcGCCCGTGGGCGTGTACCCGCCGCTAAACCGCCCCTCCACGGCCGGAAACGGCCGGCTGTTGGTGGAGGGGCTACGTCGGCGAACCTCTACTATTTTTCCAGCGGGGATTGGCTATCTAGCGGTGAAAGGCGGCGATCGACGCCGGGATACAGCTAGTGGCGGCCGAGGGCGCGGGGGTGGGAGGCGAGACGGGGAAGAAAGACTTGACTTTTCACTTGACGGGGTGGGCCAGCCGCGCTTTTCCCTTGCGCCGGAGCCTCCGATCGCCCCCCACTGCGCTGGGTTCGGCTTGCGAGCGTCGGGCCCAAAAACGGGCCAAACCGGCGCTTTTCGACGTTCTTGGGGCGCGATTGGAGTTTTTTTAGCCTCGGTGCCGAAAAAGTAACCTAGTCCGGGAGGATGGGATCAGGTGACATGCGCTACGGTGACATGCACGGTGATATGCGGcccaaattcaaatttaaacattgctaaaaaaatctgaaaaaaattaTGCATATTCACAGCACATACTAAGATACCCTTAAAAATTTCAGATCAAAGTTCGAAACATACGTcgagaaacaaaaaagaaaaatttGTAGACTATTTACATATGAGTTTTTTTTTATTTCTCGATGTATGTTTTGAATTTTGATCTGAAATTTTTAAGGGTTATCTTAATATGTGCTATGAACATACATggtttttttcagatttttttgtaATAATGTTTAAATTTAAATTTAGGCCATATGTCACCGTAGCGCATGTCACCTTTGGGCCTGTTAGGGGCACGGCTGAAGATGCTGTGACACGGTAGGAATGCTTGCCCCTACCACTACCAAGTTGGCACCGCAAACGCCCCACTTACTTGGGCGCCGCCGGCGAATCCGCCGCCTTCCTCCCACGGCGCTGGCGCCTGGCGGGCGAAGGGCGGGCCGTGCCGTGGTTACAGGATGCTTGTGCCGCAAGTGGAAGGAAGGGAGGGGCCTCAGGCCTGCGCCGCAGTCGACAGATCCTAACCAACCCCCGCGCCGAGCTCCACCGGCGCCCTCTCCCGCCCGAGCTTGCTCCGGCGACAATGCGGAACGACGAGCTTGACGGCGGAGGCCGGCCGAGGCTCCGGCCGTCCTACCCCAGGTACCTCCGGTCTTACGTACCCGGGAAGCGCGAGGTGGACCGGGACCCACCCCGCGGGCTCGGACCAGTGGTGCGCGGCGCCGGCACGGATGGTCGAGCTGGGCGGCAAGCTCGACCTGGCCCGGCCGGCCGCGTGGACGGGATGCGATTTGGCGACGAAGATGGGGACGAGGGCAACACTGTCTTTTCCATGCACCTCTTGGCTTTCTCTGTTAGCGAAATTCAGTACTCGTATGTCGTCGTATGATATTATTTTGCAAACGACTGAGGATGTGTTGTGTGCGGCAATTTTCAACAAGAACCGCGTGGTAGACGTTGACGGCAAGACAGGAGGTTGTATCTCCCTGAGAAGACTTGGCGGCTTGGCGCTGACCTCTGCCTCTACGGAGTGAGCAGCCTCTCCGTTCCGTTCATCCTCTGTAACTGCGATTACTTGGCGAGTCTTTCCTTCTTTCTTTGCCCTTTAATCAGATTGCCTTGCCGGCCACCTAGGTGCTCAAATCCGGGAGTCGTTTGGTGTAAGGGATCGGCCAGGAGCAAAGCAAAAGGAGAAGCCAGGAAAACAAGGTTGGTGCTTGCTCGCCCTCTTTGAGTCTTGTCTTGGCAAAGAAATTCCGAAATGTTTTTGCCTCTGTCGATCAGCTTTCCGGAGAAATCTGACTTGTGGATGATCAACGCAGCCTATCCTTTAATCGGTCAGGCAGGGGCAAAGTAAAGAAGAAGAAGCCAAATTACCACTTACCAGACAGGTTGGTGCGTACGTGCTTCCTTTCTTTGCTTGCTGTCATGATAAAAGCTATCAGAAATGTTCTTGTCTCTGTCCATCAGCTTTTCGGCAGCGAAATATGACCGGCGGATTTTCCAGTGACAGGATGGTCGATGCTGTGGGCAGCGTGAAGCAGGTTGTCCAGGTCGCGCTCAAGATCAAGGAGGCGGCCGACACGGTTCGCCATAACAAGGAGGTCTGCCATCAGATTAGAGGCCGGGTGAATAGACTTCGTGCTATCCTGTCAAAGCTCGAGGGTGCTAATACCATGAGCGATTCGGCGACTAGCGACACACTCAGGGACCTCGAAGAGACTCTGCATCGTGCCTACAGGCTCGTACATGCCTGTCGAGAGAAGAAGAACATCGTTTCCCTTCTCTTCACTGCCGGGAAGCTCTCGAGGCAATTGCGCCAGGTCAACGACGATATTTTGGCTCAGATGGCGGTTGCAAGTTTTGGcaacaatgttcagaccaccattATGCTGAGTAGACATTTTCAGGACCCTCCAAAGGTACAATTAGGTTGCAAGTTTAGGTTCTTTTAAGCCTCACTTCAAGTTTTGTTATTCCTCCACCAGGCGGACAACAGTCAGGGGAATAATGTTGTGGCCCCTTAGCCCCTATTTCTGATGACCGGACCAAAGTTTCATATTCCACTGCCATCGCCCAAATAAGAACCTAAAGAATGGGTACTGGGCTGCATAAATATGCTGCTGCTCAGCATTCCTCAATTTATTATGGTTAACTTGCGCCCAAATTGATCATTGGGTATTTGGTTTGACGAACTAGAAGGTGAATTGATCATGTAAGCCTGGCTCGCCATATGTTTGAAGATGAGCTGGTTTATCACCAGTTCATCCTGTGTGATTCAAGGCTATCACAAAAACAGGGATCGAATCATCCATCCTGTAAATACAGAAACGCAGGAACCATGTAGAGTATGGTGATCCTCCAACCAAACACCTAACAAATTCATGTATGTAGCTTTCTGTGTTCTTAACCTAGGTATCCAATATAGGCAAGTATGAATTTTCTAATAGAATAACTCCAGTTGTTCATGCGAATCCCACTAAATAGGGCCACATTTTGTATGTTCCTTAGCTTTTCTCTCTAATCTTGTGAACATTTCCAAAAGCAGAAAATACTTGGCAGGGGTTGTCTGAGTCAGGGTTTCCCTCCAACTTTGGGTGGCGATCTAGCAATAGGCTTTGTCATGCTTGATTTTCTTCAAAAATTATGTGCTTATGAGTCATCGAATTTATCTTACAGTTCTTGTTCCAAAACTTTGTAATAATATAGTGCAGAGATCTCAGGGGCCCTCTTTTTCACTAAGGATAGCTTCCTATTTAATTTCAGGAACAAGAACAAATGGGACTTTCTATGTTGTCTCGGGAGGATGCAGAGCATGCCATAAGGTCGCCCGGCAAGTCACTCACGCATGACTCTAGGTAGGTTCTCTCAATATGCATTTTCATCACCATCCATTTAAAGGTACTTCAGTGTGAGTCATTTTCTCTGATAGTTTACATTAGAGTCTCTTACCTCCTTGATCTACGTACAGTCAATATACGCCCTAAATAAATGAAGCAGATTTCTTATCTTGCTCTGTTTGAGTGATTTGGGTGGTGAGCACTGTCTTGCACAGCCCCCCGCCATCATCTGGCGCCTGTTGCAAGCTCTTGATGCTTGCGTCCTTGCGAGATTCATTGACAATGCGGCTGTCTATAGCAGCAAGGGCGGCAGAGGAGTTGCTGCCGAGTGGGAAGTGCATGCTTGCGGGACCTGTGGCTCCGTGCAAGGAGGCAGCGCTCTCCCATCTCCCCTTCTTGATCTTGATCCAGCTGCACCATCAGTATGTGGTGGGCCCCTTGTCAATTGGATGAATGCCGGATGCGGCCCTTTATAAATTGTGAAGATGCCATTCATGGCTTTCAGCAGCAGTGCCCTCTCGTGTTGATTGCTACTGTGGTGGCCACTCATGGAATGTTCATTACTGCCTCACTCGGTTTTTTTTTTCAGATAGGTGCCTCTATGTGCCATGGGAGGTTCAATGGA contains:
- the LOC125535103 gene encoding uncharacterized protein LOC125535103 codes for the protein MAAAMRSLLRKAAPGLGRGSQALGLRSPGLSPAAGSRLLSATGRQVVYSDDDETLAKQREEIKQMTAEFDQSMLEIRKNLDAMNEIARRSAEDHEKFLKKLKNIEKAFNVALIVLVPTTVLLLMSL